The window AGTTCAATCGGAAAGCCCATGCTTCCCAAGCGGTACCGATACAGCTTCCAATTGTTAAACCGGCTGTCAACAGCATCTTTCCTATCTCCCAATTGCTCAAGCTGCACCATCTGTTCCCAGAAAGTCGTGCTGTTAAGCGGTAATTTCACCTTTTTATGGCCAAGGATGCGATAAGCAAGGATCTTCACCAATATATCCTTTGATTGCTGATCATCAAGCAGGTCATATAAACATTGAAAGCCTGCCATATGGGGATCATACTCATTAACCCGATGCGCGATATTGAAACAGGAAAGCTCGACGAAATTCCTTTCCTGTAATTTCTTTCTTATCAGATGTTTCCAAAAAACCTCTTTGGGCCGGCTCTCCTGCTCCCCGCCAAAACGGTAGAAGTCGTAGTTGTCGGAATGGTCATTACCGAGGCTTTCCAGAATTGTTGTCATCAGCGCAGTCGTAAATGTCATATTCTTTTTTCAGGCAGGCTTGTAATATTCCATGCGAACTTGGGTCTGACCACGCCGGGCCATCTGCCGGTCCACCCCCCCTGCCTTTCAATATCATGAACATCAAATCTCAGCAGATCATGATGCGTGTATATGCTCATCCCGTCCCGTACGACCATGATCATCACTCGGTATGAACCTTCGTTCAATAACTTGCCAGGAACACGGCAGGTGCCCTTGAAAAGTTCCTTGCCGATAATCATGCTTTCCGATCCGTCGGCCAGGATGCACAAACCTTCTTCATTATAAAGATGCATGCTAAAATTCAGTTCAGCCGAAGGCATCAGACTCCAGCATTCGAATTCCAGGGTTAAAGGCGTCATGACCGTAAGTTCGGACTTGCCTGTCGCTGTTTCCGGCATGATACGTGCCCTGCGCAGGCGGACCTTATCATTCCCCGGGGCTGTTGTTCTGTCGGGCCATAATTGGTCGTAAACTGATTGGGATCCGCGCAGAAGATAATGTGAAACGACTTCGGCTGCATAACCATCGTCTGCGATCTGACCAGCCTCAAGCCAAATTACCCGTTCACAGAGAGTCTTTATCGCGGTCATATTATGGCTCACAAATAAAACCGTTCTCCCTTCTTTCGAAACCTCCCCCATCTTCCCCAGGCACTTCTTCTGAAAAGCTGCATCGCCGACAGCCAGGACTTCGTCTATAATTAGTATTTCCGGTTCCAGGTGGGCGGCTACAGCAAAAGCAAGGCGCACATACATGCCGGACGAGTAACGTTTCACCGGTGTATCAATGAATTTTTCGATCTCAGCAAAAGCGACGATCTCCTCAAACTTATCAGCAATCTCTTTTTTGGTCATTCCCAATATGGCGCCGTTCAGATAGATATTCTCGCGGCCGGTCAGCTCAGGATGAAACCCGGTTCCTACTTCCAAAAGACTTGCCACCCTGCCCTTTATTTTCACCTGACCCTTTGTGGGGGACGTTACCTCTGAAAGTATCTTCAGCAACGTTGATTTGCCTGCTCCGTTTTTGCCGATGATCCCAAGTACCTCACCACGCTTTACTTCGAAAGAAACATTATTAAGGGCAAGCATATGGGGATTTTCAGAACTCGTGAAACGTGAAGCGTGAGGAGTAAAAGACTGAGGAGACGCAATGATAGAGTTTGGGTCCTCTTTGTTGCGCAGCCTGGCCCACCAGCTCTGCAAATCCCGGTACAATGTGCCATGACTGATCGTACCAAGGCGATATTCCTTGAACAGATTTTCTGCTCTGATCACAACCTCACTCATACCGTATCCATAAACGTCTTCTCTATCCTGCTGAAAAAAACTAAGCCTGCCAGCAGAATAAACACTGTCACGGCAAAACTTATACCAAGATTCCCCGGTCGAACTGATCCGGCACCGAGGAAAGCAAAGCGCGCGGTCTCAACTATGGCAGCCATCGGATTCAGCCCATACAGCCATTGCCATTTATCCGGTATCTGCGACATCGGATAAACTATGGGCGTTGCGTACATCCAGAGCTGGACACCGAAGCCGACCACAAACTTAAGGTCCCGGTATTTGGTGGTCAGGGAAGAAACAAGGATGCCGAGACCAAGGCCGAGGGCTGCCATCTGGATCAGCAGCAAAGGGATCAGCAAGCTCCAGAGAGTTGGTTTAATGGCAGCACCACCGACATAAAAATAGATCCAAAATGCCAGAAAAAGGAGAAACTGGATAGCAAATGTTAAGAGGTTTGTTATGACGATCGAGATCGGCACGGTGAGTCTCGGAAAATAGACCTTGCCGAAGATGCCTGCGTTGGCAGCAAAGGTATCCGAGGTCTTGTTCAGGCAGTCGCTAAAATAGTTCCAGATCACGATTCCGCTCATATAAAAAAGTATCTGCGGCATGCCGTCGGTCGGGATCTTCGCAATTCTTCCGAATATGACAGTAAAAACAACAGCCGTAACCAGCGGTTGAAGCAGGAACCAGAGCGGCCCAAGAATGGTCTGTTTGTAAAACGTAACAAAATCTCTTTTCACAAAGAGCATGATCAAATCTCTGTAGTTCCAGAGATTCATGAGATCAAGATCAAACCAGCCGCTTTTCGGGCCGATCACTTTTGTCCACTGTGTTTCCTGAAAAATCCCGGTGGTATCTTTCATAATGTTTCCCTCTTACAGGGAGTTGAAATACGCAATCGTTTTTTTCAGCCCCTCTTCGAGCGCGACTGAAGGCACCCAGCCCAATCTTTCCTCCGCCAGGGTTATGTCCGGCTGCCGCTGCATCGGGTCATCCATGGGCAGCGGCTTAAAGATTATTTTCGAGCGGGAAGCGGTAAGGCTTATTACCATCTGTGCAAGTTCCAATATCGTAAACTCAACGGGATTGCCCAAATTAACTGGGCCGGTAAAATCGTCAGGACTACTCATGAGACTCACAAGACCAACGACAAGATCGTCAACAAAGCAGAAACTCCGCGTCTGCTTGCCGTCGCCGTAAACCGTTATATTATCTCCCTTGAGCGCCTGCACGATAAAATTGCTCACGACCCTGCCGTCATTGGGGTGCATATGCGGGCCATACGTGTTAAAAATACGCGCCACCTTAATCCGCAGTCTGTGTTGACGGTGATAATCAAAAAATAGGGTTTCCGCACACCGTTTCCCTTCATCGTAGCATGACCTGATTCCGATAGGGTTGACATTCCCCCAGTAGAATTCTGGCTGAGGATGTACCGTTGGATCACCATATACCTCACTTGTAGAGGCCTGAAGAATTTTGGCCTTGATCCGCTTTGCAAGTCCTAACATGTTTATGGCCCCGTGTACCGAGGTCTTTGTAGTCTGAACGGGATCGAATTGATAATGCACAGGAGAAGCAGGACAGGCGAGATTATAAATTTCATCAACCTCAACATACAGAGGAAAGCAGACATCATGCCGCAATATCTCAAAATAGGGGTTGTTTACCAGATGCGCGATGTTAGCCCTTCGGCCAGTATAAAATTGTCTACGCAAAGGACTTCATGGCCATCCTTCAGCAGCCTTTCACAAAGATAAGAGCCTATGAAACCAGCTCCCCCGGAAACGAGGATTCTTTTGCTCAATGCATTCATATCAATCCATAACCTCCTCTATCGCCTTGTCGTACCGGCATTTAGACGGGCTACCGCCGATCAGGTTGGGAAAACCCGCTTTTTCGTGCTCATTCATCTTCATCCCGATCACAAAATATCCAGCCGAAAGATACTACGCACTGCACTTAATTCACTTGCCTAAAGCACCTACCGCAACTAAAAAGCCTGCTGTTGGTACTGCAGGCTTTCAAGTATTCAAAAGCGTTGCGCATTCTCCCTGATCATGGTCTCAAGGGGATAGATAGAGAATATCCTCTCCTGTGCGATCCCCTGATCGAGAAGCTTTTTATAAACAGTTGCTCTCTTCAAATATGTTGTTAGAATAAAAATATTGCCATTCGTGTCAGCAAGATCGAGGTCGTGGAAAGGGGAAACAGCTGTCTTAAAAAAAACTTTTCCTTTTTTGTCATCATCGTACACCCTCCGGAGCTCGATATCTGCTTCCTGGAGAGAGAGATAGGCGATCTCGGTCACCTCATCCACACCGGCAAAGGAGACCTCACGGATTCCCTGCTTCTGCAGAGTATCGAAAAGCTTTCTGAAGTCGCGCCGGGCGTTCCGATAGATGCTGGTATAGTCCTGAAGCAGATGATAGGTGAGCCGGGTCTTCTCAGCAAAGCCGGTCGGCGTCAGGTAGTACGCATACCTTTTTGCCGGGATCTGACTT of the Nitrospirota bacterium genome contains:
- a CDS encoding ABC transporter ATP-binding protein; amino-acid sequence: MSEVVIRAENLFKEYRLGTISHGTLYRDLQSWWARLRNKEDPNSIIASPQSFTPHASRFTSSENPHMLALNNVSFEVKRGEVLGIIGKNGAGKSTLLKILSEVTSPTKGQVKIKGRVASLLEVGTGFHPELTGRENIYLNGAILGMTKKEIADKFEEIVAFAEIEKFIDTPVKRYSSGMYVRLAFAVAAHLEPEILIIDEVLAVGDAAFQKKCLGKMGEVSKEGRTVLFVSHNMTAIKTLCERVIWLEAGQIADDGYAAEVVSHYLLRGSQSVYDQLWPDRTTAPGNDKVRLRRARIMPETATGKSELTVMTPLTLEFECWSLMPSAELNFSMHLYNEEGLCILADGSESMIIGKELFKGTCRVPGKLLNEGSYRVMIMVVRDGMSIYTHHDLLRFDVHDIERQGGWTGRWPGVVRPKFAWNITSLPEKRI
- a CDS encoding ABC transporter permease, which produces MKDTTGIFQETQWTKVIGPKSGWFDLDLMNLWNYRDLIMLFVKRDFVTFYKQTILGPLWFLLQPLVTAVVFTVIFGRIAKIPTDGMPQILFYMSGIVIWNYFSDCLNKTSDTFAANAGIFGKVYFPRLTVPISIVITNLLTFAIQFLLFLAFWIYFYVGGAAIKPTLWSLLIPLLLIQMAALGLGLGILVSSLTTKYRDLKFVVGFGVQLWMYATPIVYPMSQIPDKWQWLYGLNPMAAIVETARFAFLGAGSVRPGNLGISFAVTVFILLAGLVFFSRIEKTFMDTV
- a CDS encoding winged helix-turn-helix transcriptional regulator — protein: MNGKNADNQDSYKSLLLLDEISKGESLSQRDLSKRLNIALGLVNSYLKNLVSKGYVTISQIPAKRYAYYLTPTGFAEKTRLTYHLLQDYTSIYRNARRDFRKLFDTLQKQGIREVSFAGVDEVTEIAYLSLQEADIELRRVYDDDKKGKVFFKTAVSPFHDLDLADTNGNIFILTTYLKRATVYKKLLDQGIAQERIFSIYPLETMIRENAQRF